A region of Streptomyces cinnamoneus DNA encodes the following proteins:
- the thrB gene encoding homoserine kinase has product MAGPAFRAAAVRVRTPATSANLGPGFDALGLSLGLYDDVVLRVAESGLHIDIAGEGAETLPRDESHLLVRSLRTTFDLLGGQPRGLEIVCANRIPHGRGLGSSSAAICAGIVAARAVTIGGAEKLDEAAMLELATEIEGHPDNVAACLLGGFTLAWMEAGVARAIRMDPADSIVPVVFVPSKAVLTETARGLLPRSVPHVDAAANAGRAALLVEALTRRPELLLPATEDRLHQDYRSPAMPESVALVNRLRADGVPAVISGAGPTVLALVEDGAADKVARLAGEGWAANRLALDAGGTSVLPLA; this is encoded by the coding sequence ATGGCCGGTCCCGCGTTCCGCGCCGCCGCCGTCCGAGTGCGCACCCCCGCCACCAGCGCAAACCTCGGTCCCGGCTTCGACGCCCTCGGCCTGTCCCTGGGGCTCTACGACGACGTCGTGCTCCGGGTGGCGGAATCCGGGCTGCACATCGACATCGCCGGCGAGGGTGCCGAAACCCTCCCGCGCGACGAGAGCCATCTGCTCGTACGGTCGCTGCGCACCACCTTCGACCTGCTCGGCGGCCAGCCGCGCGGCCTGGAGATCGTGTGCGCCAACCGCATTCCGCACGGCCGGGGCCTCGGCTCGTCCTCCGCGGCCATCTGCGCGGGCATCGTCGCCGCCCGCGCGGTGACCATAGGCGGGGCCGAGAAGCTCGACGAGGCGGCCATGCTGGAGCTGGCGACCGAGATCGAGGGTCATCCCGACAACGTCGCCGCCTGCCTGCTCGGCGGCTTCACGCTCGCCTGGATGGAGGCGGGCGTCGCCCGGGCCATTCGGATGGACCCTGCGGATTCCATCGTTCCGGTGGTCTTCGTGCCGTCGAAGGCCGTACTGACCGAGACCGCGCGCGGGCTGCTGCCGCGCAGCGTCCCCCATGTGGACGCCGCCGCCAACGCCGGGCGCGCGGCGCTGCTCGTGGAGGCCCTGACCAGGCGCCCCGAGCTGCTGCTGCCGGCCACCGAGGACCGGCTCCACCAGGACTACCGCTCCCCGGCCATGCCGGAGAGCGTGGCCCTGGTCAACCGACTGCGGGCGGACGGGGTGCCCGCGGTCATCTCCGGCGCGGGCCCCACGGTGCTCGCGCTGGTCGAGGACGGTGCGGCCGACAAGGTCGCACGGCTGGCGGGCGAGGGATGGGCGGCCAACCGGCTGGCCCTCGACGCCGGGGGGACGAGCGTGCTGCCGCTCGCCTGA
- the nrtL gene encoding ArgS-related anticodon-binding protein NrtL, giving the protein MTPADLTRTVLHTVRCAIEADELCAVVPTRVTVRVPPRPGCGDYATNVALRIARDTGRPAREIAEVLRRRLAGQPGIARVDIAEPGFLNITLDAASGAQIVREALAGTADGSEPLDLRPGPELLARLGSDAARWSLVSPPGLDRDLLLVQRETNPLFRVRYAHSRTRALLRNAAGLGFAPEPGDLGDDSADPLLAHLADHSRITAARAPERLARHLERVADAFLRWQAACPTLPRGAEKPLAVHRARLALAEATGAVLADGLTQLGITAPARL; this is encoded by the coding sequence GTGACCCCCGCCGATCTCACCCGCACCGTGTTGCACACCGTGCGCTGCGCCATCGAGGCCGACGAGCTGTGCGCCGTCGTCCCCACGCGGGTCACCGTGCGGGTTCCGCCCCGGCCGGGGTGCGGGGACTACGCCACCAACGTCGCCCTCCGCATCGCCCGCGACACCGGGCGGCCCGCCCGGGAGATCGCCGAGGTGCTGCGACGGCGGCTCGCCGGCCAGCCCGGCATCGCGCGCGTCGACATCGCCGAACCCGGCTTCCTCAACATCACCCTGGACGCGGCCTCCGGCGCGCAGATCGTGCGGGAGGCGCTCGCCGGGACCGCCGACGGCAGCGAGCCCCTCGACCTGCGGCCCGGCCCCGAACTCCTCGCGCGGCTCGGCTCCGACGCCGCCCGCTGGAGCCTCGTCAGCCCCCCCGGTCTCGACCGCGACCTCCTCCTCGTCCAGCGCGAGACCAACCCCCTCTTCCGCGTCCGGTACGCCCACTCCCGCACCCGCGCGCTCCTGCGCAACGCCGCCGGCCTGGGCTTCGCGCCCGAGCCCGGCGACCTCGGCGACGACAGCGCCGACCCGCTGCTCGCCCACCTCGCCGACCACTCCCGCATCACCGCCGCCCGCGCCCCCGAGCGGCTCGCACGGCACCTGGAGCGCGTCGCCGACGCGTTCCTGCGCTGGCAGGCGGCGTGTCCCACGCTGCCCCGCGGTGCCGAGAAACCCTTGGCCGTCCACCGCGCCCGGCTGGCCCTCGCCGAGGCCACGGGCGCGGTGCTGGCCGACGGCCTGACCCAGCTCGGCATCACCGCACCCGCACGCCTCTGA
- a CDS encoding polysaccharide deacetylase family protein, with protein MARLMARRRNIVIAAGSLLALAGVISGTVAVATQDTDGMGGVSAQGSASPDGKGGGGASAVPSDALPSGPVSASLAHETERGGKNVALTIDDGPDPVWTPRTLAVLKQNGVKAVFCMIGPSARAHPDLVKQIVAAGHRLCDHSVDHNTAMDKRSEEYQRQQVLDAKKMIEEAAGGTAAVHYYRAPGGAFTPYSRGLSAANGMRPLGWNVDTHDWQRPGVDRIVATVKREVREGPIILFHDGGGERSQSVEALARCISWLKEEGYGFDFPKV; from the coding sequence ATGGCTCGATTGATGGCCCGACGGCGGAACATCGTGATCGCGGCGGGGTCGCTGCTGGCTCTCGCCGGAGTGATATCCGGGACGGTGGCCGTGGCCACACAGGACACCGACGGCATGGGGGGCGTGAGCGCACAGGGGTCGGCGTCCCCGGACGGCAAGGGCGGAGGGGGTGCTTCTGCGGTGCCCTCGGACGCCCTCCCGTCCGGCCCGGTGTCGGCGTCGCTCGCGCACGAGACGGAGCGGGGCGGCAAGAACGTCGCCCTCACGATCGACGACGGACCGGACCCGGTCTGGACCCCGCGGACGCTGGCCGTCCTCAAGCAGAACGGCGTCAAGGCCGTCTTCTGCATGATCGGCCCGTCCGCCAGGGCCCACCCCGATCTCGTCAAACAGATCGTGGCGGCCGGCCACCGGCTCTGCGACCACTCGGTGGACCACAACACCGCGATGGACAAACGCTCCGAGGAATACCAGAGGCAGCAGGTGCTCGACGCCAAGAAAATGATCGAGGAAGCCGCCGGCGGCACCGCGGCGGTCCACTACTACCGGGCCCCGGGCGGTGCGTTCACCCCTTACTCCCGGGGTCTTTCCGCCGCCAACGGAATGCGTCCCCTCGGCTGGAACGTGGACACCCACGACTGGCAGCGACCGGGAGTCGACCGCATCGTCGCGACGGTGAAACGAGAGGTGCGGGAGGGCCCGATCATCCTCTTCCACGACGGCGGGGGAGAGCGCAGCCAGAGCGTCGAGGCGCTGGCGCGCTGTATTTCCTGGCTGAAGGAGGAGGGCTACGGCTTCGACTTCCCGAAGGTCTGA
- the thrC gene encoding threonine synthase has product MSANNGRQIPGTHQWRGIIEEYRDRLPVTDTTPVVTLREGGTPLVPAQVLSERTGCEVHLKVEGANPTGSFKDRGMTMAITRAKEEGAQAVICASTGNTSASAAAYAVRAGMVCAVLVPQGKIALGKMGQALVHGARILQVDGNFDDCLTLARGLSENYPVALVNSVNPVRIEGQKTAAFEIVDALGDAPDIHVLPVGNAGNITAYWRGYREYAADGIASHTPRMWGFQASGSAPIVRGEPVKDPHTIATAIRIGNPASWQFAEQARDESGGLIDEVTDRQILAAYRLLASQEGVFVEPASAASVAGLLKAAELGLVDPGQRIVCTVTGNGLKDPDWAVAGAPQPITVPVDAGTAAERLGLV; this is encoded by the coding sequence ATGTCTGCCAACAACGGCCGTCAGATTCCCGGCACTCACCAGTGGCGCGGCATCATCGAGGAGTACCGCGACCGCCTGCCGGTGACCGACACCACGCCGGTCGTCACCCTGCGCGAGGGCGGCACCCCGCTCGTCCCGGCGCAGGTGCTCTCCGAGCGCACGGGCTGCGAGGTCCACCTCAAGGTGGAGGGCGCCAACCCGACGGGGTCCTTCAAGGACCGCGGCATGACCATGGCCATCACCCGGGCGAAGGAAGAGGGCGCGCAGGCGGTCATCTGCGCCTCCACGGGCAACACTTCCGCCTCCGCCGCGGCCTACGCCGTGCGGGCCGGCATGGTCTGCGCGGTGCTCGTCCCGCAGGGCAAGATCGCCCTCGGCAAGATGGGGCAGGCGCTGGTCCACGGCGCCCGCATCCTCCAGGTCGACGGCAACTTCGACGACTGCCTCACGCTCGCCCGCGGGCTCTCCGAGAACTACCCGGTGGCCCTGGTCAATTCGGTCAACCCGGTCCGCATCGAGGGCCAGAAGACGGCCGCCTTCGAGATCGTGGACGCGCTCGGCGACGCCCCGGACATCCACGTCCTCCCGGTGGGCAACGCGGGCAACATCACCGCCTATTGGCGGGGCTACCGCGAGTACGCCGCCGACGGCATCGCCTCCCACACCCCCCGGATGTGGGGCTTCCAGGCCTCCGGTTCCGCGCCGATCGTGCGCGGCGAGCCGGTGAAGGACCCGCACACCATCGCCACCGCGATCCGCATCGGCAACCCCGCCTCGTGGCAGTTCGCCGAGCAGGCGCGGGACGAGTCGGGCGGCCTCATCGACGAGGTGACCGACCGACAGATCCTGGCCGCCTACCGCCTGTTGGCCTCCCAGGAGGGCGTCTTCGTCGAGCCGGCCTCGGCCGCGAGCGTCGCGGGCCTGCTGAAGGCCGCGGAGCTGGGGCTCGTCGACCCGGGGCAGCGCATCGTCTGCACGGTCACGGGCAACGGCCTGAAGGACCCGGACTGGGCGGTGGCGGGCGCCCCGCAGCCCATCACCGTTCCCGTGGACGCCGGTACGGCCGCCGAGCGGCTCGGCCTCGTCTGA
- a CDS encoding response regulator, whose product MPGRVLVVDDNKVIRQLIRVNLELEGFEVVTAADGAECLEIVHRVRPDVVTLDVVMPRLDGLNTAARLRADTRTRDIPIAIISACTQPEADTGRPAGVDAFLAKPFEPAEMVRLVGRLVRYGRGEDVDGLPRAEAPGDAETVVHPAG is encoded by the coding sequence TTGCCCGGCCGGGTCCTTGTCGTCGACGACAACAAGGTCATCCGGCAGTTGATCAGGGTCAACCTCGAACTCGAAGGCTTCGAGGTCGTGACCGCGGCCGACGGTGCCGAGTGTCTGGAGATCGTGCACCGGGTGCGCCCCGACGTCGTGACGCTGGACGTCGTCATGCCCCGGCTCGACGGGCTCAACACCGCCGCCCGGCTGCGCGCCGACACGCGGACCCGGGACATCCCCATCGCGATCATCAGCGCGTGCACCCAGCCGGAGGCGGACACCGGCCGGCCGGCCGGGGTGGACGCGTTCCTCGCGAAGCCCTTCGAGCCCGCCGAGATGGTCCGGCTCGTCGGGCGGCTCGTCCGCTACGGCCGTGGCGAGGACGTCGACGGCCTGCCCCGTGCCGAGGCCCCCGGGGACGCCGAAACGGTCGTGCATCCCGCCGGGTGA
- a CDS encoding AurF N-oxygenase family protein codes for MTTAPDRHAHPLHRHPTHPPHDALGPLKDREQVALRLLESSAKHSYDPDTELDWDAPPEDGKWYWPPELVSLYDTPLWRRMPEEQRMDLARHEAASLASLGIWFEIILMQLLVRHVYDKPVTSAHVRYALTEIADECRHSQMFARMIHKGGAPAYPVSRTHHNLGRFLKTVSTTPGSFTCTLLGEEILDWMQRLTFPDERVQPLVRGVTRIHVVEEARHVRYAREELRRQMVSCPRWEAELTRISAGEAARVFSRAFVNPQVYTNVGLDRREALAQVRASAHRREVMRTGARRLTDFLDDLGLLRGAGRRLWRSSGLLA; via the coding sequence ATGACGACCGCGCCCGATCGGCACGCACATCCGCTCCACCGGCACCCCACGCACCCGCCGCACGACGCGCTCGGCCCGCTCAAGGACCGCGAACAGGTCGCCCTGCGGCTGCTCGAGTCCTCCGCGAAGCACTCCTACGACCCCGACACCGAACTCGACTGGGACGCGCCCCCCGAGGACGGCAAGTGGTACTGGCCCCCCGAGCTGGTCTCGCTCTACGACACCCCGCTGTGGCGGCGGATGCCCGAGGAGCAGCGCATGGACCTGGCCCGGCACGAGGCCGCCTCGCTCGCCTCCCTCGGCATATGGTTCGAGATCATCCTGATGCAGCTGCTGGTCCGGCACGTCTACGACAAGCCGGTCACCAGCGCCCACGTGCGGTACGCGCTCACCGAGATCGCCGACGAGTGCCGGCACTCGCAGATGTTCGCCCGCATGATCCACAAGGGTGGGGCGCCCGCCTATCCCGTCTCCCGGACGCACCACAACCTCGGCCGTTTCCTGAAGACGGTCTCCACCACGCCCGGCTCCTTCACCTGCACCCTGCTCGGCGAGGAGATCCTCGACTGGATGCAGCGGCTGACCTTCCCCGACGAGCGCGTCCAGCCGCTCGTCCGCGGCGTCACCCGCATCCACGTGGTCGAGGAGGCGCGCCACGTCCGCTACGCCCGGGAGGAGTTGCGCCGCCAGATGGTGTCCTGTCCGCGCTGGGAGGCGGAGCTCACGCGGATCAGCGCGGGTGAGGCCGCCCGCGTCTTCTCCCGCGCGTTCGTCAACCCGCAGGTCTACACGAACGTGGGCCTGGACCGCCGCGAGGCCCTCGCCCAGGTCAGAGCCAGCGCCCACCGGCGGGAGGTGATGCGGACGGGGGCCCGGCGGCTGACGGACTTCCTGGACGACCTCGGCCTGCTCCGAGGGGCCGGGCGCCGGTTGTGGAGAAGCTCGGGGCTGCTGGCCTGA
- a CDS encoding coiled-coil domain-containing protein, whose product MSPSRRLVRSVRTVALAAGAAVLAVPTVPAGAAPAAPPGRPVSALLTQLQSLYRKAEEAGEAYAATREKLKKQRAVVDRLGEELAGARVALNAGRVDAGRLARAQYRDGGGAAAAPWLRFLFSSDARQAMDTRHQIDRAADSRAAVIGRLSQDARRTATLASRSRDALNVQQTLTAEQRKQKDAVRKRLGAVEKLLASLSPGQLAELRRVEGGSGGGAAAGRLRLRLPGARPAHRR is encoded by the coding sequence GTGTCCCCGTCCCGTCGCCTCGTCCGCTCGGTGCGCACGGTGGCGCTGGCCGCCGGGGCGGCCGTGCTCGCCGTGCCCACCGTGCCCGCGGGGGCGGCGCCCGCCGCGCCGCCGGGCCGGCCGGTGAGCGCGCTGCTGACGCAGCTCCAGTCGCTGTACCGGAAGGCCGAGGAGGCCGGCGAGGCCTACGCCGCGACCCGCGAGAAGCTGAAGAAGCAGCGCGCCGTGGTCGACCGGCTGGGCGAGGAACTGGCCGGCGCGCGCGTCGCCCTGAACGCGGGCCGCGTCGACGCCGGGCGGCTGGCCAGGGCGCAGTACCGGGACGGCGGCGGCGCGGCGGCGGCGCCGTGGCTGCGGTTCCTCTTCAGCTCCGACGCACGGCAGGCGATGGACACGCGGCACCAGATCGACCGGGCGGCCGACAGCCGGGCGGCCGTGATCGGCCGGCTCTCGCAGGACGCGAGGCGGACCGCGACCCTCGCCTCCCGGTCCCGGGACGCGCTGAACGTCCAGCAGACGCTCACCGCCGAACAGAGGAAGCAGAAGGACGCGGTGCGCAAGCGGCTGGGTGCGGTCGAGAAGCTGCTGGCGTCGCTCTCGCCCGGACAACTGGCCGAGCTGCGCCGCGTCGAGGGCGGGAGCGGCGGCGGGGCGGCCGCGGGACGGCTGCGGTTGCGCCTCCCGGGCGCGAGACCGGCGCACCGCCGTTGA
- a CDS encoding TetR/AcrR family transcriptional regulator, which produces MTGSGTASYRRLSVTERRAQLITAALGLFAHRAPEDISLDDVAAAAEVSRPLVYRYFPGGKAQLYEAALRSAADDLELCFAEPQTGPLTGRLAAALDRYLAFVDEHDAGFSALLQGGSVAETSRTGAIVDEVRRAAAAQILKHLSVPAPGVRLRMMVRTWITAVEAASLIWLDEEKQPPRQELRDWLVDHFVALLTATAASDPQTARVTRSALAMEPADGPVGDLARRVAPVVAEAAHLM; this is translated from the coding sequence ATGACCGGCAGCGGAACCGCCTCCTACCGCAGGCTCAGCGTCACCGAGCGGCGCGCCCAGCTCATCACCGCGGCGCTCGGGCTCTTCGCGCACCGCGCGCCCGAGGACATCTCCCTCGACGACGTCGCGGCCGCCGCGGAGGTGTCCCGGCCGCTCGTCTACCGCTACTTCCCCGGCGGCAAGGCCCAGTTGTACGAGGCCGCCCTGCGCAGCGCCGCCGACGACCTCGAACTCTGCTTCGCCGAGCCCCAGACCGGCCCGCTCACGGGCCGCCTCGCCGCCGCCCTCGACCGCTACCTCGCCTTCGTCGACGAGCACGACGCCGGTTTCAGCGCCCTGCTGCAGGGCGGCAGCGTCGCCGAGACCTCCCGCACGGGCGCCATCGTCGACGAGGTGCGCCGGGCCGCGGCCGCGCAGATCCTCAAGCACCTGTCCGTGCCGGCTCCCGGCGTGCGGCTGCGGATGATGGTCCGCACGTGGATAACGGCCGTCGAGGCGGCCTCCCTGATCTGGCTGGACGAGGAGAAACAGCCCCCGCGGCAGGAGCTGCGCGACTGGCTCGTCGACCACTTCGTGGCCCTGCTCACGGCCACGGCGGCGAGCGACCCGCAGACCGCCCGCGTGACGCGCTCGGCCCTGGCCATGGAGCCCGCGGACGGTCCGGTGGGCGATCTGGCCCGGCGCGTGGCCCCCGTCGTCGCGGAGGCGGCCCACCTGATGTGA
- a CDS encoding homoserine dehydrogenase produces MMRTRPLKVALLGCGVVGSEVARIMTTHTDDLAQRVGAPVELAGIAVRRPDRVRAGVPADLITTDATALVKRGDIDVVVEVIGGIEPARGLITTAFEHGASVVSANKALLAQDGAALHAAAERHGADLYYEAAVAGAIPLVRPLRESLAGDKVNRVLGIVNGTTNFILDKMDSSGAGYSEALDEATALGYAEADPTADVEGFDAAAKAAILAGIAFHTRVRLDDVYREGMTEVTAADFASAKQMGCTIKLLAICERAGDGRSVTARVHPAMIPLSHPLASVREAYNAVFVEAEAAGQLMFYGPGAGGSPTASAVLGDLVAVCRNKLAEATGPGESAYTRLPVSPMDTVVTRYHISLDVADKPGVLAQVATVFAEHAVSIDTVRQQGKAGEASLVVVTHRAADAALSATVDALRKLDTVRGVASIMRVEGE; encoded by the coding sequence ATGATGCGTACGCGTCCGCTGAAGGTGGCGCTGCTGGGCTGTGGAGTGGTCGGCTCAGAGGTGGCGCGCATCATGACGACGCACACGGACGACCTCGCGCAACGCGTCGGGGCGCCCGTCGAGCTCGCCGGCATCGCGGTCCGCCGCCCGGACCGGGTACGGGCCGGAGTGCCCGCCGACCTGATCACCACCGACGCCACCGCCCTGGTCAAACGCGGCGACATCGACGTGGTCGTCGAGGTCATCGGCGGCATCGAGCCCGCGCGCGGCCTGATCACCACGGCCTTCGAGCACGGCGCGAGCGTGGTCTCCGCGAACAAGGCGCTGCTGGCCCAGGACGGCGCCGCCCTGCACGCCGCCGCCGAGCGGCACGGCGCCGACCTCTACTACGAGGCCGCCGTCGCCGGCGCGATCCCGCTGGTCCGGCCGCTGCGCGAGTCCCTCGCCGGCGACAAGGTCAACCGCGTGCTCGGCATCGTCAACGGCACGACCAACTTCATCCTCGACAAGATGGACTCGAGCGGCGCCGGCTACTCCGAGGCGCTCGACGAGGCCACCGCCCTCGGTTACGCCGAGGCCGACCCGACCGCCGACGTCGAGGGCTTCGACGCCGCCGCCAAGGCCGCGATCCTGGCCGGCATCGCCTTCCACACGCGGGTGCGCCTGGACGACGTCTACCGCGAGGGGATGACCGAGGTCACCGCCGCAGACTTCGCATCCGCGAAGCAGATGGGCTGCACCATCAAGCTGCTCGCCATCTGCGAGCGGGCTGGGGACGGCCGGTCGGTCACCGCCCGCGTGCACCCGGCGATGATCCCGCTCAGCCACCCGCTGGCCTCCGTGCGCGAGGCGTACAACGCCGTCTTCGTCGAGGCCGAGGCCGCCGGCCAGCTGATGTTCTACGGACCGGGCGCGGGCGGCTCGCCGACCGCCTCCGCCGTCCTGGGCGACCTGGTCGCCGTCTGCCGCAACAAGCTCGCCGAGGCCACGGGCCCCGGCGAATCCGCCTACACGCGGCTGCCCGTGAGCCCCATGGACACCGTGGTGACGCGCTACCACATCAGTCTCGACGTGGCCGACAAGCCGGGTGTCCTGGCCCAGGTCGCCACGGTCTTCGCCGAGCACGCGGTGTCCATCGACACGGTCCGCCAGCAGGGCAAGGCCGGCGAGGCGTCCCTGGTCGTCGTCACCCACCGGGCCGCCGACGCCGCGCTCTCGGCGACGGTCGACGCGCTGCGCAAGCTGGACACCGTCCGCGGTGTCGCCAGCATCATGCGGGTCGAGGGCGAGTAG
- the lysA gene encoding diaminopimelate decarboxylase has protein sequence MSRSAHPAGPRHADVLPEGHYAPPPADLNALDPRVWARTVTRNKAGAITVGGRGATDLAAEFGTPAYFLDESDFRARCRAWRDAFGPDADVFYAGKAFLSRAVVRWLTEEGLNLDVCSGGELATALGAGMPAERIALHGNNKSVEEITRAVEEGVGRIVVDSFQEIVRVAHIAERLGKRQRVQIRVTVGVEAHTHEFIATAHEDQKFGLALAGGQAAEAVRRALKLDGLELVGIHSHIGSQIFDMAGFEVSARRVVQLLAEVRDEHGVELPEIDLGGGLGIAYTPEDDPREPREIAAALRDIVTRECAAAGLTVPRISVEPGRAIVGPTAFTLYEVGTVKELPGLRTYVSVDGGMSDNIRTALYDAEYSVALASRTSTAEPVLVRVVGKHCESGDIVVRNAFLPADVAPGDLLAVPATGAYCRSMASNYNHALRPPVVAVREDGEARVIVRRETEEDLLRLDVG, from the coding sequence ATGAGCCGCTCCGCCCACCCCGCCGGGCCCCGCCACGCCGACGTCCTGCCCGAGGGGCACTACGCGCCCCCGCCCGCCGACCTCAACGCCCTCGACCCCCGTGTCTGGGCCCGCACGGTCACCAGGAACAAGGCCGGCGCCATCACCGTCGGCGGTCGCGGCGCCACCGACCTCGCCGCCGAGTTCGGCACCCCCGCCTACTTCCTCGACGAGAGCGACTTCCGGGCGCGGTGCCGCGCCTGGCGGGACGCCTTCGGGCCCGACGCCGACGTCTTCTACGCCGGCAAGGCCTTCCTCTCCCGCGCCGTCGTCCGCTGGCTCACCGAGGAAGGGCTCAACCTCGACGTCTGCTCCGGCGGCGAGCTGGCCACCGCCCTCGGCGCCGGCATGCCCGCCGAGCGCATCGCCCTGCACGGCAACAACAAGTCCGTGGAGGAGATCACCCGCGCCGTCGAGGAGGGCGTGGGGCGGATCGTCGTCGACTCCTTCCAGGAGATCGTGCGCGTCGCGCACATCGCCGAGCGGCTCGGCAAGCGCCAGCGCGTGCAGATCCGCGTGACCGTCGGCGTCGAGGCGCACACCCACGAGTTCATCGCGACCGCCCACGAGGACCAGAAGTTCGGCCTCGCCCTCGCCGGCGGGCAGGCCGCCGAGGCCGTGCGGCGGGCGCTCAAGCTCGACGGGCTGGAGCTCGTCGGCATCCACTCCCACATCGGCTCGCAGATCTTCGACATGGCCGGCTTCGAGGTCTCCGCCCGCCGTGTCGTGCAACTGCTCGCCGAGGTCCGCGACGAGCACGGCGTCGAGCTGCCCGAGATCGACCTCGGCGGTGGCCTCGGGATCGCCTACACCCCCGAGGACGACCCGCGCGAGCCGCGCGAGATCGCGGCCGCCCTGCGCGACATCGTCACCCGCGAGTGCGCGGCGGCCGGGCTGACCGTGCCGCGCATCTCCGTCGAGCCGGGGCGCGCGATCGTCGGACCGACCGCCTTCACGCTCTACGAGGTGGGCACGGTCAAGGAGCTCCCGGGCCTGCGCACGTACGTCAGCGTCGACGGCGGCATGTCCGACAACATCCGCACGGCGCTGTACGACGCCGAGTACTCCGTCGCCCTGGCGTCCCGCACCTCCACCGCCGAGCCGGTGCTGGTGCGCGTGGTCGGCAAGCACTGCGAGTCCGGGGACATCGTGGTGCGCAACGCCTTCCTGCCCGCCGACGTGGCGCCCGGCGACCTGCTCGCGGTGCCGGCCACCGGGGCGTACTGCCGCTCGATGGCGAGCAACTACAACCACGCGCTGCGCCCGCCGGTGGTCGCCGTGCGGGAGGACGGCGAAGCACGAGTGATCGTCCGACGGGAGACGGAAGAGGACCTTCTCCGTCTCGACGTCGGCTGA
- a CDS encoding ferritin-like domain-containing protein, which yields MTTHELYAHDPGSRGWEVPATGAARFGWDYDDGRERLLALYRKGKDKQWDADKRIDWDEEVDPYDPLGVPDANLPGHGSPYWDRMGALGQRELRRHFASWQFSQFLHGEQGALVCASRIVESVPDLDAKFYSATQAMDEARHVEIYSRFLHEKIGMLYPVNLSLRSLLDSTLRDSRWDMPYLGMQVLIEGLALAAFGMLRDNTSKPLPKQILAYVMQDEARHVAFGRMALRDHYRQLSAAELREREDFVIEGCHLMRDRLRGDEVLVDFGVPAAEAAALSEQSEYLRLFRKLLFSRIVPCVKDIGLWGERLQRAYVDMGVFDLGACDLDRLMAQDEELAERLDVQRFAREEAARTAEIAEVISEA from the coding sequence ATGACGACGCACGAGCTCTACGCGCACGACCCGGGGTCCCGGGGGTGGGAGGTGCCCGCCACCGGCGCCGCCCGCTTCGGCTGGGACTACGACGACGGCCGCGAACGGCTCCTCGCCCTCTACCGGAAGGGCAAGGACAAGCAGTGGGACGCCGACAAGCGCATCGACTGGGACGAGGAGGTGGACCCCTACGATCCGCTCGGTGTGCCGGACGCCAACCTGCCGGGCCACGGCAGCCCGTACTGGGACCGCATGGGCGCCTTGGGGCAGCGGGAGCTGCGCCGGCACTTCGCGTCCTGGCAGTTCAGCCAGTTCCTGCACGGGGAGCAGGGCGCCCTGGTGTGCGCGAGCCGCATCGTGGAGTCCGTGCCCGACCTGGACGCGAAGTTCTACTCCGCCACCCAGGCCATGGACGAGGCCCGCCATGTGGAGATCTACAGCCGCTTCCTGCACGAGAAGATCGGCATGCTCTACCCGGTCAACCTCAGTCTTCGCTCCCTGCTCGACAGCACCTTGCGCGACTCCCGTTGGGACATGCCCTACCTGGGGATGCAGGTGCTGATCGAGGGGCTGGCGCTCGCGGCCTTCGGCATGCTGCGCGACAACACGAGCAAGCCGCTGCCGAAGCAGATCCTCGCCTACGTGATGCAGGACGAGGCCCGCCACGTCGCCTTCGGGCGCATGGCGCTGCGGGACCACTACCGCCAGCTGTCCGCCGCCGAACTGCGCGAGCGGGAGGACTTCGTGATCGAGGGCTGCCATCTGATGCGCGACCGGCTGCGCGGTGACGAGGTGCTGGTCGATTTCGGAGTGCCGGCCGCCGAGGCCGCGGCCCTGAGTGAACAGTCCGAATATCTCCGGCTGTTCCGCAAGCTTCTTTTCAGTCGCATCGTGCCGTGTGTGAAAGATATCGGCCTGTGGGGTGAAAGGCTTCAAAGGGCCTATGTCGACATGGGGGTATTCGACCTGGGCGCCTGCGATCTCGACCGGTTGATGGCCCAGGACGAGGAGCTGGCGGAACGGCTTGACGTGCAGCGATTCGCCCGGGAGGAAGCCGCGCGCACGGCTGAGATCGCCGAGGTGATATCGGAGGCATAA